A stretch of Candidatus Dojkabacteria bacterium DNA encodes these proteins:
- the queA gene encoding tRNA preQ1(34) S-adenosylmethionine ribosyltransferase-isomerase QueA codes for MKTRTDQYLYSLPKQKIAQKPRCKRGQSKLMVLHRSPFRLEHRKYSNVVDYINEGDVVVLNDTKVIKARLFGNPKGKSSRVEILLLSPLSHMYNLVDLEWEVLIGNAGKLKNVDLVELLPDLTATVLQKTKHNTFKIRFSRSIEPELDKIGHVPLPRYIKRVDTESDETRYQTVFATVKGSVAAPTASLNLTKDILKKIKDKGAKIVYVTLYVGWGTFAPIKTEFVEDFKIHKELATISRNTFDVIKTAQERGGKIIAFGTTVTRVLEGVHQKFGELKEYSGELDIFIYPPFEFKVVDKLVTNFHAPGTTVLLMAAAFAGRKNLFKAYKEALAKDYEFLSYGDSMFIQSSRDKSVDLGRSECEQRFTLARKNN; via the coding sequence ATGAAAACTCGAACAGATCAGTACTTGTACAGCCTACCCAAACAGAAAATAGCCCAGAAGCCTAGGTGCAAAAGAGGTCAGTCGAAGCTTATGGTTCTTCACAGATCGCCGTTTAGACTGGAGCACAGGAAATATTCGAATGTTGTTGATTATATCAATGAAGGTGATGTTGTAGTACTTAATGATACAAAGGTTATAAAAGCAAGATTGTTTGGAAATCCTAAAGGTAAAAGCTCACGTGTGGAGATTTTGCTCTTGTCGCCACTTTCACATATGTATAACTTGGTTGATTTGGAATGGGAGGTACTTATTGGGAATGCAGGAAAATTAAAAAATGTAGATTTAGTTGAACTGTTGCCGGATTTAACTGCAACTGTTTTACAAAAAACAAAGCATAACACGTTTAAAATTAGGTTTAGTCGGTCAATTGAACCCGAATTGGACAAAATTGGTCATGTACCCTTACCAAGATATATAAAGCGAGTTGATACAGAGTCCGACGAAACAAGATACCAGACTGTGTTTGCAACGGTAAAAGGATCTGTTGCTGCACCAACCGCGAGCTTAAATTTAACCAAAGATATCCTCAAAAAAATAAAAGATAAAGGTGCCAAAATAGTTTATGTAACTTTATATGTAGGGTGGGGAACATTTGCTCCGATAAAAACAGAGTTTGTTGAAGATTTTAAGATTCATAAGGAACTTGCAACCATCTCAAGGAATACATTTGATGTAATAAAAACCGCGCAGGAGCGTGGAGGGAAAATAATTGCGTTTGGAACAACAGTTACTCGAGTTTTGGAGGGGGTGCACCAAAAGTTTGGCGAGCTTAAGGAGTATAGTGGAGAGCTAGACATATTTATTTATCCGCCATTTGAATTTAAGGTTGTAGACAAATTAGTTACAAATTTTCATGCACCGGGAACAACGGTACTTTTAATGGCCGCCGCCTTTGCCGGAAGAAAAAATTTGTTTAAGGCTTATAAGGAAGCGCTTGCAAAAGATTATGAATTCTTAAGTTATGGAGACAGTATGTTTATACAGAGCAGTAGGGACAAGTCCGTGGACTTGGGAAGATCGGAGTGTGAGCAGAGATTCACCTTAGCAAGAAAAAATAATTAA
- a CDS encoding methyltransferase domain-containing protein, with product MKTLKYIKYRIQTLFRLLRKRFAQYVLHKNTHKKLLALFTPMDIHPKNDLKKLTPYPTQKLVLEIGIGNGEHLEYLARQNPQTTFIGTELSKLYAEKAARRVQISGMKNAHVFYTETIRFLTEDVRNHCFDKIFIICPDPWPKKKHLKHRITYIQNLKILLKKLKPTGRIWLLTDNPVLAETTLESVKALDISYKTNTYTDLPISIFRTKYIRKWEKTGSRFYSFEIKNS from the coding sequence ATGAAAACCCTTAAATATATAAAGTACCGAATACAGACACTCTTCAGATTACTTCGAAAACGGTTTGCCCAATACGTTTTGCACAAGAATACTCACAAAAAACTTCTTGCGCTTTTTACCCCAATGGATATTCACCCTAAAAATGATCTAAAAAAACTAACACCTTACCCTACACAAAAACTTGTACTTGAGATTGGCATAGGAAACGGAGAACACCTTGAATATTTAGCCCGACAAAATCCCCAAACAACTTTTATTGGAACGGAACTTTCCAAGCTTTACGCAGAAAAGGCAGCTCGCAGAGTTCAAATTTCCGGTATGAAAAACGCACACGTGTTTTATACAGAAACAATAAGGTTTTTAACAGAAGACGTTAGAAATCACTGCTTTGACAAAATTTTTATTATTTGTCCAGATCCATGGCCTAAAAAGAAACATTTGAAACATCGAATTACCTATATTCAAAATCTAAAAATCCTACTTAAAAAACTAAAACCCACAGGAAGAATTTGGCTTCTAACAGATAATCCCGTGCTTGCAGAAACTACCCTTGAGTCGGTAAAAGCACTTGATATCTCATATAAAACCAATACTTACACAGATCTTCCTATTTCAATTTTTCGGACTAAATATATTCGAAAATGGGAAAAAACTGGAAGCAGATTTTATTCTTTTGAGATTAAGAATTCTTAA
- a CDS encoding prohibitin family protein, with product MKNPTKIFGIAIAIMLALFVLVVAVESVFTVKGGTVGVVRRFGKVESIMEPGLNFKIPFVDDVIIYNTQMVIYETSDYPSDSLADYTDYSVDTTTEDGQSISIKYSIRFSVNPEKVMWIANNLGREQDIVEKIVKTDSRIHVRGYARNYAAADLYTGNIRQLEEEITNVLLPAFEQNGLILDEFGIRNIVFGAEYIEAIEQKQIEKEKVTTEKYIAEQEQYKKEAAITRAEAEAETQRLVQQTITSTLLQKMWIEKWNGQLPGVMTGDSQGIIIDLGNLQ from the coding sequence ATGAAAAATCCCACAAAAATATTCGGGATTGCCATCGCAATTATGCTTGCACTTTTTGTCCTTGTAGTTGCAGTTGAGTCAGTTTTTACAGTTAAAGGCGGAACCGTTGGTGTAGTAAGAAGATTTGGGAAAGTAGAGTCAATTATGGAACCCGGGCTTAATTTTAAAATTCCTTTCGTAGATGATGTTATTATTTATAATACCCAAATGGTAATTTATGAAACAAGCGATTATCCTTCCGATTCTCTGGCCGACTACACTGACTATTCAGTTGATACTACAACCGAGGACGGTCAATCTATCAGTATAAAATACTCAATCAGGTTTAGCGTAAATCCCGAAAAGGTTATGTGGATTGCCAATAACCTGGGAAGGGAACAAGATATTGTAGAAAAGATTGTAAAGACTGATTCAAGAATTCACGTAAGAGGATATGCCCGAAATTATGCTGCTGCAGACCTTTACACAGGCAATATTCGACAACTGGAAGAAGAAATTACAAACGTACTGCTACCTGCTTTCGAACAAAATGGACTTATTCTGGACGAATTTGGAATTCGAAATATTGTTTTTGGTGCCGAATATATTGAGGCTATCGAGCAAAAACAAATAGAAAAAGAAAAGGTTACAACCGAAAAATACATTGCAGAACAAGAGCAATATAAAAAAGAGGCCGCGATCACAAGAGCAGAAGCCGAGGCTGAAACTCAAAGACTTGTTCAACAAACAATTACATCGACCCTACTACAAAAAATGTGGATTGAAAAGTGGAACGGACAGTTACCAGGCGTTATGACCGGAGACAGTCAAGGAATTATTATTGACTTAGGAAATTTACAATAG
- a CDS encoding DMT family transporter → MKTKLTKVSKDITRSYIFLLTNAFLWGISPSIIKIGIEKINPFVYLYYRYVIVCIITLIIYIRAKSLKRLFKVFKNPKYLLTMLLTTPGPLIFQYIGIQITSSIVSSVSGALTPIIAGILGVWLLKETITKSEKTGTIVAFIGILGIIALKGGEFGNFEIQLIGAILVLLGGAVWVLGDVFFRKVKKKDQRTVSFASLFLSLVVFAVITLFVSPESLITFPTDWSVILSVVYMAIPGTLIAFIIYQMTAPHVEVSEANIFTYLQPLFGIPAAVIILGESFSPILIIPMILVALGMWLNIHEKFKHRH, encoded by the coding sequence ATGAAAACTAAACTTACCAAAGTCTCAAAAGACATTACTCGATCATATATTTTTCTTTTGACAAACGCTTTTCTCTGGGGAATTTCACCAAGTATAATAAAAATTGGAATTGAAAAAATTAATCCCTTTGTTTATCTGTATTATCGTTACGTTATTGTATGCATAATTACCCTAATCATTTATATAAGAGCAAAGTCCTTAAAAAGACTTTTTAAGGTTTTTAAAAATCCCAAATATCTTTTAACTATGTTGCTTACAACACCCGGTCCCCTTATATTTCAATACATTGGAATTCAGATTACCTCATCGATTGTTTCGTCGGTATCGGGTGCATTAACTCCAATAATTGCAGGAATTCTGGGAGTTTGGCTGCTTAAAGAGACTATTACTAAAAGCGAGAAAACCGGAACAATTGTAGCCTTTATTGGTATTTTGGGGATTATCGCCCTAAAAGGAGGAGAATTTGGAAACTTTGAGATTCAACTTATTGGAGCAATTCTTGTTCTATTGGGTGGTGCAGTATGGGTTCTAGGTGACGTATTTTTTAGAAAAGTTAAGAAAAAAGATCAACGAACGGTTTCATTTGCGTCATTGTTTCTTTCGCTTGTAGTATTTGCCGTAATTACACTTTTTGTATCACCCGAAAGCCTTATTACTTTCCCAACAGATTGGAGTGTAATTCTAAGCGTTGTATATATGGCAATTCCCGGAACGCTTATTGCCTTTATTATTTATCAAATGACTGCACCACATGTAGAAGTCTCTGAGGCAAATATATTTACATATTTACAACCGCTTTTTGGAATTCCGGCTGCAGTAATAATACTTGGAGAAAGCTTCTCACCAATTCTTATTATACCCATGATTCTGGTAGCTTTGGGTATGTGGCTAAATATTCACGAAAAGTTTAAACACCGGCACTAG
- a CDS encoding transglutaminase domain-containing protein, translating to MKRLKVLTSIAGILLIAIVTIFAANVLPVYAAGFSVVQHTEYTVYEDYVLIRKTTTISNNSKTQYISGSETQSLNIDFFSDSTTEERDLTLDSLKTSDSDFVLTSSDNVTKVSMAFELDLNPGEKKIFWIEYKDYQLINSIGAITNFYIPKQQIPENNNSYDFSRTFRVNISKVYTSEIFTQVEPVSRSETAEFWILDYIADQLYSSSIHIQIGDLQLYQFNITLSVPQTHEKNIFKGISKNEVTIALPRDYDETGQIVYIESFYPEPKIVFSDELGNTFATFLLDADQAYDIYINGYMGIQFGEKVIPDNALFSDIPDEYSVYLGEASFWEVNSTAVKTAVSNIEKSENIIEVVNNTYTYVVDLLDYDNEKYLNNNRVGAAAAISGEPSVCMEYADTMVALLRAQGVPAVAAYGRGFNPDVPAAEQDNHQWVLAYIPDYGWLTIDPTWGEEGRTYIGPDLDRVLWYISGMDPQTPAPVSHRSSDLFQMSNPVISFVPVESIDLVNTKPLSSFIEPRKESLLTDILTRIQLSIFPRIFDSYFVLFAFAGAILLASFFVSIVKLVVTITKKFSSNPTTVPNENSNRSVLVQPTQTENSPEA from the coding sequence ATGAAAAGGCTTAAAGTATTAACAAGTATAGCAGGAATTCTTTTAATTGCCATAGTTACTATATTTGCTGCTAATGTTCTGCCTGTATATGCGGCGGGCTTCTCTGTGGTCCAGCATACTGAATACACCGTTTATGAAGATTATGTGCTTATAAGAAAAACCACAACAATATCAAACAATTCGAAAACTCAGTATATATCAGGATCCGAGACACAGTCACTTAATATCGACTTCTTTTCAGATTCAACTACCGAGGAACGGGACCTTACGCTTGATAGCCTTAAAACCTCCGATTCAGACTTTGTTTTAACATCGTCCGATAATGTAACAAAGGTCTCAATGGCTTTTGAGTTAGATCTAAATCCCGGAGAAAAAAAGATTTTTTGGATAGAGTATAAAGATTATCAGTTAATTAACTCAATTGGGGCTATAACAAATTTTTATATTCCCAAGCAGCAGATTCCCGAAAATAATAACTCGTACGACTTTTCTCGCACGTTTAGAGTCAACATTTCTAAAGTATATACATCCGAAATCTTTACTCAAGTAGAACCAGTTAGTCGTTCCGAAACAGCAGAATTCTGGATACTTGATTATATTGCCGATCAATTATACAGTTCAAGTATTCACATTCAAATCGGCGATTTGCAACTATATCAGTTTAATATAACACTCTCGGTTCCCCAAACACACGAAAAAAACATATTCAAAGGGATCTCAAAAAATGAGGTAACAATAGCGCTTCCACGTGATTATGATGAAACCGGACAAATTGTATATATTGAGTCGTTTTATCCGGAACCCAAAATTGTTTTTTCGGATGAACTTGGAAATACATTTGCAACCTTTTTGTTAGATGCTGATCAGGCATATGATATTTATATAAATGGGTATATGGGTATTCAATTTGGGGAAAAAGTCATTCCAGATAATGCATTGTTTTCTGATATTCCCGATGAATACAGTGTCTATTTAGGAGAGGCATCATTTTGGGAAGTTAACAGTACGGCGGTTAAGACAGCTGTTTCAAATATCGAAAAATCGGAGAATATAATCGAAGTTGTAAATAATACATATACTTACGTAGTAGATTTACTCGATTATGACAATGAAAAATATTTAAATAATAATAGAGTTGGTGCCGCAGCTGCGATTTCCGGAGAACCTTCGGTATGTATGGAATATGCTGATACAATGGTCGCATTACTTAGGGCTCAAGGAGTTCCCGCTGTTGCTGCTTATGGGCGTGGATTTAATCCGGATGTCCCGGCGGCTGAACAGGATAATCATCAGTGGGTTTTGGCATATATTCCGGATTACGGTTGGTTGACAATTGATCCTACTTGGGGAGAAGAGGGAAGGACATATATTGGACCTGACCTTGATAGAGTTCTATGGTATATATCCGGAATGGATCCTCAGACTCCTGCACCTGTAAGTCATCGCTCATCTGACCTTTTCCAAATGTCAAATCCGGTGATATCCTTTGTACCGGTAGAGTCAATAGACCTTGTGAATACAAAACCCTTAAGCTCGTTTATAGAACCACGCAAAGAATCTCTTCTTACCGATATTTTAACAAGAATTCAGCTAAGTATTTTTCCCCGCATTTTTGATTCATATTTTGTTTTGTTTGCCTTTGCCGGAGCAATTTTGCTTGCTTCATTCTTTGTTAGTATTGTAAAGCTTGTAGTAACAATTACAAAGAAATTTAGTTCAAACCCGACAACAGTACCAAATGAAAACTCGAACAGATCAGTACTTGTACAGCCTACCCAAACAGAAAATAGCCCAGAAGCCTAG
- the ychF gene encoding redox-regulated ATPase YchF → MLSIGIVGKPNAGKSTLFNALTNQNVPAENYPFCTIDKNIGVVAVPDDRLNVLRGVLKSQELVPATVTFVDIAGLVEGASQGEGLGNMFLAHIREVNLIVFLLSAYGESDDPVKDFSIVETELILKDMETVEKTIASVEKDSKGKPPNDPIHKVSSAVQELKAFLDKGLPAIAFIKGLTDEDVIGFIDNLFLLTNKKYLITLNVSDKTSEAKIAEYRKQLIDFRTGQGITLDTSEILTVNAKLEYELSRLSDTERTEYIKELGLSYIGLPQIIRKCYSLLGFITFYTGNEQILNAWQIKAGSKSREAAGAIHSDLSEGFIRADIIHFDDFVKAGGWKESKEKGVVKSVGKEYVMEDGDLMYVFHQ, encoded by the coding sequence ATGTTGTCTATCGGTATTGTTGGAAAACCTAATGCAGGTAAATCAACTCTCTTTAATGCGTTAACCAATCAAAACGTGCCTGCCGAAAATTACCCGTTTTGTACAATAGACAAAAATATTGGGGTTGTTGCTGTTCCCGATGATAGGCTGAATGTACTGCGTGGTGTTTTAAAGTCCCAAGAGCTTGTTCCGGCCACAGTTACCTTTGTAGACATCGCCGGGCTTGTCGAGGGCGCTAGCCAGGGAGAAGGCCTTGGGAATATGTTTCTTGCCCACATTCGTGAGGTAAATCTTATTGTATTCTTACTTTCAGCATATGGCGAAAGTGATGACCCCGTAAAAGATTTTTCCATTGTAGAGACTGAACTAATCCTTAAAGACATGGAAACTGTTGAGAAAACGATTGCAAGTGTTGAGAAAGATTCGAAAGGGAAGCCGCCTAACGATCCTATTCACAAGGTAAGCTCAGCTGTACAAGAGCTTAAAGCTTTTCTTGATAAGGGGCTTCCTGCGATTGCCTTTATCAAAGGGCTAACGGATGAAGATGTGATTGGCTTTATAGATAATCTTTTCCTACTTACAAATAAAAAGTATTTAATTACTCTAAATGTGTCCGACAAAACTTCTGAAGCTAAAATAGCCGAATACCGAAAACAACTTATTGATTTTCGAACCGGCCAGGGAATTACTTTGGACACATCAGAAATTTTAACCGTTAATGCTAAGCTAGAATATGAGCTATCCCGGCTTTCTGATACCGAGCGCACTGAATATATAAAAGAGCTTGGACTTAGTTATATTGGATTACCTCAGATAATTCGTAAATGTTATAGTCTTTTAGGGTTTATTACATTTTACACCGGTAATGAGCAGATTCTAAATGCATGGCAAATAAAAGCGGGTTCTAAATCAAGGGAAGCCGCCGGTGCAATCCATTCCGACCTTTCCGAAGGGTTCATTCGCGCCGACATAATTCATTTTGACGATTTTGTTAAGGCTGGTGGCTGGAAAGAATCGAAAGAAAAGGGCGTCGTCAAAAGCGTTGGCAAGGAATACGTTATGGAAGACGGTGACCTCATGTACGTGTTTCACCAGTAA
- a CDS encoding rhomboid family intramembrane serine protease, which produces MLPLDDDNNNRRFTPILAAIIITNVVVFVIEYLDPNLNSFIGRYALIPALIEIFNPATWYTFITSMFLHAGIMHIFSNMWFLWIFGNNVEDDMGPLGFLFFYIAGGIFASLAQFIFMIGSPIPTLGASGAIAAVLGYYMVAFPENQVRVLAFSRYRSGIINTSAYNMLFIWGITQLFNGVGSLAYGGSNSGVAWFAHLGGFLFGVIFALLRKNIRKDKSIRKYET; this is translated from the coding sequence ATGCTTCCACTAGACGACGACAACAATAACCGTAGATTTACACCTATACTAGCTGCAATTATTATTACAAATGTTGTTGTATTCGTAATTGAATATCTTGATCCAAACCTTAATTCATTCATTGGACGGTACGCACTTATTCCTGCATTAATTGAGATATTTAATCCTGCAACCTGGTATACGTTTATAACCTCAATGTTCTTACATGCCGGCATAATGCATATTTTTTCAAACATGTGGTTTCTATGGATATTTGGAAATAACGTCGAGGATGATATGGGACCCTTGGGCTTTTTATTTTTTTATATTGCGGGTGGAATTTTTGCATCGCTTGCTCAGTTTATATTTATGATTGGTTCACCCATCCCTACACTTGGCGCAAGTGGAGCAATTGCCGCAGTACTGGGTTATTACATGGTAGCTTTTCCTGAAAATCAAGTTAGAGTACTTGCATTCAGCAGATATCGATCAGGAATAATTAACACATCGGCATACAACATGCTCTTCATTTGGGGAATTACTCAACTTTTTAACGGGGTTGGGTCACTTGCATATGGGGGAAGTAACAGCGGCGTTGCCTGGTTTGCTCATTTGGGCGGATTTTTGTTTGGAGTAATTTTTGCACTGTTAAGAAAAAATATTCGTAAAGACAAATCAATAAGAAAATATGAAACCTGA
- a CDS encoding thymidine phosphorylase: MAYYFKSRRLDIRTEDPLIFLLNEATASEKGLSPGARVHLCWHDICVYGTIDTTNTLVGYDELGLYEDVWLDYGIPSNDMVTLDVVSNAKSVEAIEKKLLGGTLNYQEIHQIIEDIAKRKLTTVETTYFAASSYAPGFNDQEIYYMTKAMAETGDMLNFDDLGKKVVDKHSIGGIPAKGVTPVMVPILACFDLIVPNTSSRAITSPAGTSDILECIMPVALSKSQIDEVVRKTNACLVWGGGVDLAPADDVLINIERALHIESYDKFVVSIMAKKIATGIHYFLVDLPVGPGTKIKKEEDIPLVSEQFRKLGELFDIKVDVYQRRPKGPDGNGVGPILEARDLLFILERDVRRPLNIENLALDMAGKILEITKTVDKGQGFNSAKEVLENGKAAEKFWEIAFSQGAKTKRSSSDFVLGDNTQVFNAPKTGTIKNISNKTVVQTTRILGAPFIKLSGIYFDKLVGEQVTEGEPLFTLYATDPRRLWLAQEFLAEAEEKLIEIE, translated from the coding sequence GTGGCCTATTATTTTAAATCACGAAGACTTGATATTCGTACCGAGGATCCTTTGATTTTCCTGCTAAACGAGGCGACAGCAAGCGAAAAAGGTCTTTCTCCTGGGGCCAGAGTTCATCTGTGTTGGCATGATATTTGCGTGTACGGAACAATCGATACCACCAACACACTTGTCGGGTACGATGAGCTTGGGTTGTACGAAGACGTTTGGCTTGATTATGGAATTCCTTCGAATGATATGGTAACGCTTGACGTTGTATCAAACGCAAAATCTGTTGAGGCAATCGAGAAAAAGCTCTTAGGGGGAACACTAAACTACCAAGAAATTCATCAAATAATCGAGGATATTGCTAAGCGTAAACTTACGACGGTCGAAACAACTTACTTTGCGGCAAGTTCATATGCACCTGGCTTTAACGATCAAGAAATCTACTACATGACAAAAGCTATGGCCGAAACGGGTGATATGCTTAATTTTGATGACTTGGGGAAAAAGGTAGTTGATAAGCACTCTATAGGTGGTATTCCCGCAAAAGGTGTAACTCCTGTAATGGTCCCGATTTTGGCTTGTTTTGATCTTATTGTGCCAAATACATCTTCACGTGCAATTACTTCACCCGCAGGCACTTCAGACATTCTTGAATGTATAATGCCGGTTGCGCTATCAAAGAGTCAAATTGATGAAGTCGTCAGGAAAACTAACGCATGTTTGGTTTGGGGAGGGGGAGTGGATCTTGCTCCTGCCGATGATGTGCTTATAAACATTGAGAGGGCGCTTCACATTGAATCATACGACAAATTTGTTGTGAGTATTATGGCAAAAAAAATAGCAACAGGCATTCATTATTTTCTTGTGGATCTTCCCGTTGGACCCGGTACTAAAATTAAAAAAGAAGAAGATATTCCCCTAGTTTCCGAACAATTCAGAAAACTTGGCGAACTTTTTGATATAAAGGTTGATGTTTATCAAAGACGTCCCAAAGGTCCTGATGGTAATGGTGTAGGACCAATCCTTGAAGCCAGAGATCTTTTGTTTATATTGGAACGTGACGTGCGACGCCCGCTGAATATAGAAAACCTTGCACTTGATATGGCTGGTAAAATCCTTGAAATTACAAAAACCGTCGATAAAGGGCAAGGATTTAACAGTGCAAAGGAAGTACTGGAAAACGGAAAAGCTGCCGAGAAATTTTGGGAAATAGCTTTTTCTCAGGGTGCAAAAACAAAGCGAAGCTCTTCGGATTTTGTTCTGGGAGACAATACCCAGGTTTTTAATGCTCCCAAGACAGGAACCATAAAAAACATTTCGAATAAAACCGTTGTTCAAACTACAAGAATACTTGGAGCACCTTTTATAAAATTATCTGGAATTTATTTTGATAAACTTGTAGGTGAACAAGTTACTGAAGGAGAACCACTCTTTACCTTGTATGCTACCGATCCAAGGCGACTTTGGTTGGCTCAAGAATTTTTGGCAGAAGCGGAAGAAAAATTAATAGAAATCGAATAA
- the tgt gene encoding tRNA guanosine(34) transglycosylase Tgt, with protein MKPEFKVIKQSKSSNARVGLLSLPHGKIQTPCFMPDATYGFIKALSYPLYKSISPIPKMVVTNTLHTYLQIGIEALEKSRGINVFTGWDGPFLSDSGGFQVFSLNIKQDLPISEKGVTFKPVETEKSFIFTPELSLQIQEALNTDIRVVLDYFTPPKANKKLAEKSVSITTAWAERSKAQWSKGKKNSLVVAVVQGGSDPILRKESYVRLEPFGFNGFGFGGWPIVNKRLDIKTLTHFSKIVEPKYFKYAMGVGTPDDIKACIALGFDLFDTVLPTRNARHGYLYTSEGILRINNSRYKQDLSPVDPDCDCLCCKNYSRAELRALFKAKSEVAYTLATIHNLRYYEKVIELATLEILRE; from the coding sequence ATGAAACCTGAATTTAAAGTAATAAAACAGTCTAAAAGTAGTAATGCCCGTGTCGGGCTTTTATCACTTCCGCATGGCAAAATCCAAACTCCATGTTTTATGCCAGATGCAACTTACGGCTTTATAAAAGCACTTTCATATCCTTTGTATAAAAGCATTTCACCTATACCCAAGATGGTTGTCACGAACACACTACATACCTATCTGCAAATAGGTATAGAGGCGCTTGAAAAATCCAGAGGAATTAACGTTTTCACGGGCTGGGACGGTCCGTTTTTAAGTGATAGCGGAGGATTTCAGGTCTTTTCACTCAATATAAAACAGGACCTACCGATTTCCGAAAAGGGGGTAACATTTAAACCCGTGGAAACAGAAAAATCATTCATTTTCACGCCCGAATTATCACTCCAAATTCAGGAGGCTCTTAACACCGATATTCGGGTTGTACTTGATTACTTTACTCCACCAAAGGCTAATAAAAAGCTTGCCGAAAAATCGGTTTCCATAACCACAGCCTGGGCGGAAAGGTCAAAGGCACAATGGAGTAAGGGTAAAAAGAACTCACTTGTTGTGGCCGTGGTACAAGGCGGATCCGATCCGATCTTAAGAAAGGAGAGTTACGTCCGGCTTGAGCCATTTGGGTTTAATGGATTTGGTTTTGGAGGTTGGCCTATTGTAAACAAACGACTTGATATAAAAACATTAACTCACTTTTCTAAGATCGTAGAACCAAAATACTTTAAATATGCAATGGGAGTCGGGACCCCGGATGATATTAAAGCTTGTATTGCCCTTGGATTTGATCTTTTTGATACAGTACTTCCCACAAGAAACGCTCGGCACGGATACTTATACACATCCGAAGGAATTTTAAGAATTAATAATAGCAGGTATAAACAAGACTTAAGCCCTGTTGACCCTGACTGTGATTGTTTGTGTTGTAAAAACTACTCAAGAGCAGAACTTAGAGCCTTGTTTAAAGCCAAGTCCGAAGTTGCCTACACGCTTGCAACCATTCACAATCTAAGATACTATGAAAAAGTAATTGAATTAGCCACTTTAGAAATCCTTAGAGAATAA